In Etheostoma spectabile isolate EspeVRDwgs_2016 chromosome 20, UIUC_Espe_1.0, whole genome shotgun sequence, the following are encoded in one genomic region:
- the ttc7b gene encoding tetratricopeptide repeat protein 7B isoform X2, translating to MTARKSGSRLETEIERCRSESQWDKIPELVRQLSAKLISNDDLGELLLGECKLQTYLKENPIKQGASPRGQRPKLVEVRKHLTAALDRGNLKADYLQEASLLMAKLCYVEGEYTDALGHYSRVNLDDMQLGGAPVYRLSMIAEAYATKGLCLEKVPAASPSLSNKNTGSPSSNKSTTDREQEIITCYEKSGDIALLYLQEAEKALSAGIQNRSPKPGPAAQDLELGYFLETGLQRAHVIHFKNGNLTRGVGRFREILRAVENRTTQSLRMTIARQLAEILLRGMCEQSYWSPLEDPPTVSPLDDPTRQGHTLTKNYSLSRRPRVYSGENLFCPQENTEEALLLLLISESMANRDAVLSRIPEHNNDRIISLQSASVVYDLLTIALGRRGQYEMLSECLERAMKFAFEEFHLWYQLALSLMAAGKSARAVKVLKECIRLKPDDPTIPLLAVKLCIGPLHWLDEGECFAKMVIDMGEKAAEFRAKGFLAIGLVYSLKATDASLRSTQEEYQRKALGAFQRAQSLSPTDHLAAFYLALQLAVSRQIPEALGYVRQALQLQGDDVHSLHLLALLLSAQKHYHDALNIIEMALSEYPENFNLLYTKVKLESMCRGPEDALLTCKHMLQIWKSFYNLTNPSDSGRGSSLLDRAIADRRQLNAMTLPDFSDPETVSGSSSSHSGFEPVSPVSPSSPSTISTLSSPLYSPSSPVFILQPPPLPPQKNPSSFPLPPPPLHPPLPPPPAPTKTRTHSFCNHATLRQLSSNCSVHATSIAASRVEQALSEVASSLQSSAPKHGPLHPWMTLAQIWLHAAEVYTGMSKPAEATACTQEASNLFPTSHNVLYMRGQIAELRGNIDEAKRWYEEALSINPTHVKTMQRLGLILHQLQRYSLSEKVLRDAVQVNSTAHDVWNSLGEVLQAQGNAAAATECFLTALELEASSPILPFTIIPRAL from the exons ATGACAGCGAGGAAGTCTGGCTCACGACTGGAGACTGAGATAGAGCGGTGCCGTTCAGAGAGTCAATGGGACAAGATACCGGAGTTAGTACGACAGCTTTCAGCCAAACTAATATCAAACG atgacCTAGGAGAGTTGTTGCTGGGGGAATGCAAGCTTCAGACGTATCTGAAGGAGAACCCCATTAAACAGGGAGCCAGTCCCAGGGGCCAACGACCTAAACTGGTGGAGGTTAGGAAACACCTCACTGCTGCTCTGGACAGAGGAAACCTCAAG GCCGATTACCTCCAGGAAGCCAGCCTGTTGATGGCCAAACTGTGCTATGTGGAGGGAGAATACACAGACGCTttag GTCACTACAGCAGGGTGAACTTGGATGACATGCAACTGGGGGGGGCTCCTGTGTATAGGCTGTCCATGATAGCTGAGGCATACGCTACTAAAG GGCTGTGCCTAGAGAAGGTCCCAGCTGCCTCTCCATCTCTATCCAATAAGAACACTGGCTCACCATCGTCCAATAAGAGCACAACAGACCGGGAGCAGGAAATCATTACCTGCTATGAAAAGTCTGGTGACATTGCTCTGCTCTACCTGCAGGAGGCTGAAAAG GCGTTGTCAGCAGGAATTCAGAACCGCAGCCCAAAGCCTGGCCCGGCTGCTCAGGACTTAGAACTGGGCTACTTCCTGGAGACAGGCCTACAGAGAGCTCACGTCATCCACTTCAAGAACGG CAACCTGACACGAGGCGTGGGCCGGTTTCGGGAGATTCTTCGGGCTGTTGAGAACAGAACCACCCAGAGCTTGCGCATG ACCATAGCCAGACAGCTTGCAGAGATCTTGCTCAGGGGAATGTGTGAACAGAGTTACTGGTCTCCTCTGGAAGACCCCCCTACTGTGTCACCATTGGATGATCCCACACGGCAAGGACACACTCTCACCAAGAACTACAGCCTAAGCCGACGCCCACGGGTGTACTCGGGAGAGAA TCTGTTTTGCCCTCAGGAGAACACAGAGGAagctttgctgctgctgctcattaGTGAATCCATG gcAAACCGTGATGCTGTCCTGAGCAGAATTCCTGAACACAACAATGATCGTATTATTAGCCTGCAGTCTGCCTCTGTGGTGTATGACCTGCTGACTATAGCTCTGGGCAGGAGAGGGCAGTATGAGATGCTATCAGAG TGTTTGGAAAGAGCCATGAAGTTTGCCTTTGAGGAGTTCCACTTGTGGTACCAGCTCGCCCTGTCACTAATGGCAGCTGGGAAATCAGCTCGTGCCGTTAAGGTCCTAAAGGAGTGTATTCGTCTGAAACCTGACGACCCCACCATCCCACTGCTGGCTGTTAAGCTGTGTATCGGACCTCTGCACTGG TTGGATGAGGGGGAGTGCTTTGCTAAGATGGTGATTGACATGGGGGAGAAAGCAGCTGAGTTCAGAGCCAAAGGCTTCTTGGCCATCGGGCTGGTTTACAGCCTCAAAGCCACTGACG CATCATTGCGAAGCACACAGGAGGAGTACCAGAGGAAAGCTTTGGGAGCCTTCCAGAG aGCTCAGAGTCTGTCTCCTACTGATCATCTAGCAGCCTTCTACTTGGCACTTCAGCTTGCTGTGTCCAGACAG atccCTGAGGCACTAGGCTATGTACGACAGGCGTTGCAGCTTCAAGGGGATGATGTCCACTCCCTTCATCTGCTGGCCCTGCTGCTCTCTGCTCAGAAACACTACCACGACGCTCTGAATATTATAGAGATGGCGCTTTCCGAGTACCCTGAGAACTTCAA TCTGCTGTATACCAAGGTGAAGTTGGAATCGATGTGTAGAGGACCGGAGGATGCTCTGCTCACTTGTAAACACATGCTGCAGATCTGGAAGAGTTTTTACAACCTTACCAAtcccag TGATTCTGGGCGTGGCAGCAGTCTGTTGGACAGAGCCATAGCAGACAGACGACAGCTCAACGCCATGACTCTGCCTGACTTCAGTGACCCAGAGACTG tctCAGGTTCTTCCTCTTCTCACTCTGGTTTTGAACCCGTCTCCCCCGTCTCGCCCTCCTCCCCATCCACCATTTCCACCCTCTCCTCCCCACTGTACTCCCCTTCTTCCCCTGTCTTCATCCTCcagcctcctcctctccctccacaAAAAAACCCATCTTccttccctcttcctcctccacctcttcatcctcctcttcctcctcctcctgcgccCACCAAGACCAGGACTCACTCCTTTTGCAACCACGCCACTCTCCGCCAGCTCTCCTCCAATT GCTCAGTTCATGCTACATCTATCGCTGCCAGTCGTGTAGAGCAGGCTCTGTCTGAGGTAGCCTCCTCTCTGCAGAGCAGTGCCCCCAAACATGGACCCCTGCACCCCTGGATGACCCTTGCTCAGATCTGGCTGCATGCAG CCGAGGTGTACACCGGCATGTCGAAACCAGCAGAGGCCACGGCCTGCACGCAGGAAGCCTCAAACCTTTTCCCCACATCCCACAATGTGCTGTACATGAGGGGGCAGATAGCTGAACTGAGGGGCAACATAGACGAGGCCAAACGCTGGTATGAAGAGGCCCTGTCCATCAACCCAACGCATGTCAAGACCATGCAGAGACTG GGTCTGATTCTTCACCAGCTGCAACGCTACAGTCTGTCGGAAAAGGTTCTGAGGGATGCTGTGCAGGtcaacag TACGGCTCATGATGTGTGGAACAGCCTTGGTGAGGTGTTGCAGGCTCAGGGAAACGCTGCCGCTGCCACCGAGTGTTTCCTCACCGCCTTGGAGCTGGAGGCCAGCAGCCCCATTCTGCCCTTCACCATCATACCCAGAGCACTATGA
- the ttc7b gene encoding tetratricopeptide repeat protein 7B isoform X1, translating into MTARKSGSRLETEIERCRSESQWDKIPELVRQLSAKLISNDDLGELLLGECKLQTYLKENPIKQGASPRGQRPKLVEVRKHLTAALDRGNLKADYLQEASLLMAKLCYVEGEYTDALGHYSRVNLDDMQLGGAPVYRLSMIAEAYATKGLCLEKVPAASPSLSNKNTGSPSSNKSTTDREQEIITCYEKSGDIALLYLQEAEKALSAGIQNRSPKPGPAAQDLELGYFLETGLQRAHVIHFKNGNLTRGVGRFREILRAVENRTTQSLRMTIARQLAEILLRGMCEQSYWSPLEDPPTVSPLDDPTRQGHTLTKNYSLSRRPRVYSGENLFCPQENTEEALLLLLISESMANRDAVLSRIPEHNNDRIISLQSASVVYDLLTIALGRRGQYEMLSECLERAMKFAFEEFHLWYQLALSLMAAGKSARAVKVLKECIRLKPDDPTIPLLAVKLCIGPLHWLDEGECFAKMVIDMGEKAAEFRAKGFLAIGLVYSLKATDASLRSTQEEYQRKALGAFQRAQSLSPTDHLAAFYLALQLAVSRQIPEALGYVRQALQLQGDDVHSLHLLALLLSAQKHYHDALNIIEMALSEYPENFNLLYTKVKLESMCRGPEDALLTCKHMLQIWKSFYNLTNPSDSGRGSSLLDRAIADRRQLNAMTLPDFSDPETVSGSSSSHSGFEPVSPVSPSSPSTISTLSSPLYSPSSPVFILQPPPLPPQKNPSSFPLPPPPLHPPLPPPPAPTKTRTHSFCNHATLRQLSSNCGLQEANTLGFSSMFSVCSVHATSIAASRVEQALSEVASSLQSSAPKHGPLHPWMTLAQIWLHAAEVYTGMSKPAEATACTQEASNLFPTSHNVLYMRGQIAELRGNIDEAKRWYEEALSINPTHVKTMQRLGLILHQLQRYSLSEKVLRDAVQVNSTAHDVWNSLGEVLQAQGNAAAATECFLTALELEASSPILPFTIIPRAL; encoded by the exons ATGACAGCGAGGAAGTCTGGCTCACGACTGGAGACTGAGATAGAGCGGTGCCGTTCAGAGAGTCAATGGGACAAGATACCGGAGTTAGTACGACAGCTTTCAGCCAAACTAATATCAAACG atgacCTAGGAGAGTTGTTGCTGGGGGAATGCAAGCTTCAGACGTATCTGAAGGAGAACCCCATTAAACAGGGAGCCAGTCCCAGGGGCCAACGACCTAAACTGGTGGAGGTTAGGAAACACCTCACTGCTGCTCTGGACAGAGGAAACCTCAAG GCCGATTACCTCCAGGAAGCCAGCCTGTTGATGGCCAAACTGTGCTATGTGGAGGGAGAATACACAGACGCTttag GTCACTACAGCAGGGTGAACTTGGATGACATGCAACTGGGGGGGGCTCCTGTGTATAGGCTGTCCATGATAGCTGAGGCATACGCTACTAAAG GGCTGTGCCTAGAGAAGGTCCCAGCTGCCTCTCCATCTCTATCCAATAAGAACACTGGCTCACCATCGTCCAATAAGAGCACAACAGACCGGGAGCAGGAAATCATTACCTGCTATGAAAAGTCTGGTGACATTGCTCTGCTCTACCTGCAGGAGGCTGAAAAG GCGTTGTCAGCAGGAATTCAGAACCGCAGCCCAAAGCCTGGCCCGGCTGCTCAGGACTTAGAACTGGGCTACTTCCTGGAGACAGGCCTACAGAGAGCTCACGTCATCCACTTCAAGAACGG CAACCTGACACGAGGCGTGGGCCGGTTTCGGGAGATTCTTCGGGCTGTTGAGAACAGAACCACCCAGAGCTTGCGCATG ACCATAGCCAGACAGCTTGCAGAGATCTTGCTCAGGGGAATGTGTGAACAGAGTTACTGGTCTCCTCTGGAAGACCCCCCTACTGTGTCACCATTGGATGATCCCACACGGCAAGGACACACTCTCACCAAGAACTACAGCCTAAGCCGACGCCCACGGGTGTACTCGGGAGAGAA TCTGTTTTGCCCTCAGGAGAACACAGAGGAagctttgctgctgctgctcattaGTGAATCCATG gcAAACCGTGATGCTGTCCTGAGCAGAATTCCTGAACACAACAATGATCGTATTATTAGCCTGCAGTCTGCCTCTGTGGTGTATGACCTGCTGACTATAGCTCTGGGCAGGAGAGGGCAGTATGAGATGCTATCAGAG TGTTTGGAAAGAGCCATGAAGTTTGCCTTTGAGGAGTTCCACTTGTGGTACCAGCTCGCCCTGTCACTAATGGCAGCTGGGAAATCAGCTCGTGCCGTTAAGGTCCTAAAGGAGTGTATTCGTCTGAAACCTGACGACCCCACCATCCCACTGCTGGCTGTTAAGCTGTGTATCGGACCTCTGCACTGG TTGGATGAGGGGGAGTGCTTTGCTAAGATGGTGATTGACATGGGGGAGAAAGCAGCTGAGTTCAGAGCCAAAGGCTTCTTGGCCATCGGGCTGGTTTACAGCCTCAAAGCCACTGACG CATCATTGCGAAGCACACAGGAGGAGTACCAGAGGAAAGCTTTGGGAGCCTTCCAGAG aGCTCAGAGTCTGTCTCCTACTGATCATCTAGCAGCCTTCTACTTGGCACTTCAGCTTGCTGTGTCCAGACAG atccCTGAGGCACTAGGCTATGTACGACAGGCGTTGCAGCTTCAAGGGGATGATGTCCACTCCCTTCATCTGCTGGCCCTGCTGCTCTCTGCTCAGAAACACTACCACGACGCTCTGAATATTATAGAGATGGCGCTTTCCGAGTACCCTGAGAACTTCAA TCTGCTGTATACCAAGGTGAAGTTGGAATCGATGTGTAGAGGACCGGAGGATGCTCTGCTCACTTGTAAACACATGCTGCAGATCTGGAAGAGTTTTTACAACCTTACCAAtcccag TGATTCTGGGCGTGGCAGCAGTCTGTTGGACAGAGCCATAGCAGACAGACGACAGCTCAACGCCATGACTCTGCCTGACTTCAGTGACCCAGAGACTG tctCAGGTTCTTCCTCTTCTCACTCTGGTTTTGAACCCGTCTCCCCCGTCTCGCCCTCCTCCCCATCCACCATTTCCACCCTCTCCTCCCCACTGTACTCCCCTTCTTCCCCTGTCTTCATCCTCcagcctcctcctctccctccacaAAAAAACCCATCTTccttccctcttcctcctccacctcttcatcctcctcttcctcctcctcctgcgccCACCAAGACCAGGACTCACTCCTTTTGCAACCACGCCACTCTCCGCCAGCTCTCCTCCAATT GCGGCCTTCAGGAAGCTAATACTCTTGGTTTTTCctccatgttttctgttt GCTCAGTTCATGCTACATCTATCGCTGCCAGTCGTGTAGAGCAGGCTCTGTCTGAGGTAGCCTCCTCTCTGCAGAGCAGTGCCCCCAAACATGGACCCCTGCACCCCTGGATGACCCTTGCTCAGATCTGGCTGCATGCAG CCGAGGTGTACACCGGCATGTCGAAACCAGCAGAGGCCACGGCCTGCACGCAGGAAGCCTCAAACCTTTTCCCCACATCCCACAATGTGCTGTACATGAGGGGGCAGATAGCTGAACTGAGGGGCAACATAGACGAGGCCAAACGCTGGTATGAAGAGGCCCTGTCCATCAACCCAACGCATGTCAAGACCATGCAGAGACTG GGTCTGATTCTTCACCAGCTGCAACGCTACAGTCTGTCGGAAAAGGTTCTGAGGGATGCTGTGCAGGtcaacag TACGGCTCATGATGTGTGGAACAGCCTTGGTGAGGTGTTGCAGGCTCAGGGAAACGCTGCCGCTGCCACCGAGTGTTTCCTCACCGCCTTGGAGCTGGAGGCCAGCAGCCCCATTCTGCCCTTCACCATCATACCCAGAGCACTATGA
- the ttc7b gene encoding tetratricopeptide repeat protein 7B isoform X3: MTARKSGSRLETEIERCRSESQWDKIPELVRQLSAKLISNDDLGELLLGECKLQTYLKENPIKQGASPRGQRPKLVEVRKHLTAALDRGNLKADYLQEASLLMAKLCYVEGEYTDALGHYSRVNLDDMQLGGAPVYRLSMIAEAYATKGLCLEKVPAASPSLSNKNTGSPSSNKSTTDREQEIITCYEKSGDIALLYLQEAEKALSAGIQNRSPKPGPAAQDLELGYFLETGLQRAHVIHFKNGNLTRGVGRFREILRAVENRTTQSLRMTIARQLAEILLRGMCEQSYWSPLEDPPTVSPLDDPTRQGHTLTKNYSLSRRPRVYSGENLFCPQENTEEALLLLLISESMANRDAVLSRIPEHNNDRIISLQSASVVYDLLTIALGRRGQYEMLSECLERAMKFAFEEFHLWYQLALSLMAAGKSARAVKVLKECIRLKPDDPTIPLLAVKLCIGPLHWLDEGECFAKMVIDMGEKAAEFRAKGFLAIGLVYSLKATDASLRSTQEEYQRKALGAFQRAQSLSPTDHLAAFYLALQLAVSRQIPEALGYVRQALQLQGDDVHSLHLLALLLSAQKHYHDALNIIEMALSEYPENFNLLYTKVKLESMCRGPEDALLTCKHMLQIWKSFYNLTNPSDSGRGSSLLDRAIADRRQLNAMTLPDFSDPETGGLQEANTLGFSSMFSVCSVHATSIAASRVEQALSEVASSLQSSAPKHGPLHPWMTLAQIWLHAAEVYTGMSKPAEATACTQEASNLFPTSHNVLYMRGQIAELRGNIDEAKRWYEEALSINPTHVKTMQRLGLILHQLQRYSLSEKVLRDAVQVNSTAHDVWNSLGEVLQAQGNAAAATECFLTALELEASSPILPFTIIPRAL; encoded by the exons ATGACAGCGAGGAAGTCTGGCTCACGACTGGAGACTGAGATAGAGCGGTGCCGTTCAGAGAGTCAATGGGACAAGATACCGGAGTTAGTACGACAGCTTTCAGCCAAACTAATATCAAACG atgacCTAGGAGAGTTGTTGCTGGGGGAATGCAAGCTTCAGACGTATCTGAAGGAGAACCCCATTAAACAGGGAGCCAGTCCCAGGGGCCAACGACCTAAACTGGTGGAGGTTAGGAAACACCTCACTGCTGCTCTGGACAGAGGAAACCTCAAG GCCGATTACCTCCAGGAAGCCAGCCTGTTGATGGCCAAACTGTGCTATGTGGAGGGAGAATACACAGACGCTttag GTCACTACAGCAGGGTGAACTTGGATGACATGCAACTGGGGGGGGCTCCTGTGTATAGGCTGTCCATGATAGCTGAGGCATACGCTACTAAAG GGCTGTGCCTAGAGAAGGTCCCAGCTGCCTCTCCATCTCTATCCAATAAGAACACTGGCTCACCATCGTCCAATAAGAGCACAACAGACCGGGAGCAGGAAATCATTACCTGCTATGAAAAGTCTGGTGACATTGCTCTGCTCTACCTGCAGGAGGCTGAAAAG GCGTTGTCAGCAGGAATTCAGAACCGCAGCCCAAAGCCTGGCCCGGCTGCTCAGGACTTAGAACTGGGCTACTTCCTGGAGACAGGCCTACAGAGAGCTCACGTCATCCACTTCAAGAACGG CAACCTGACACGAGGCGTGGGCCGGTTTCGGGAGATTCTTCGGGCTGTTGAGAACAGAACCACCCAGAGCTTGCGCATG ACCATAGCCAGACAGCTTGCAGAGATCTTGCTCAGGGGAATGTGTGAACAGAGTTACTGGTCTCCTCTGGAAGACCCCCCTACTGTGTCACCATTGGATGATCCCACACGGCAAGGACACACTCTCACCAAGAACTACAGCCTAAGCCGACGCCCACGGGTGTACTCGGGAGAGAA TCTGTTTTGCCCTCAGGAGAACACAGAGGAagctttgctgctgctgctcattaGTGAATCCATG gcAAACCGTGATGCTGTCCTGAGCAGAATTCCTGAACACAACAATGATCGTATTATTAGCCTGCAGTCTGCCTCTGTGGTGTATGACCTGCTGACTATAGCTCTGGGCAGGAGAGGGCAGTATGAGATGCTATCAGAG TGTTTGGAAAGAGCCATGAAGTTTGCCTTTGAGGAGTTCCACTTGTGGTACCAGCTCGCCCTGTCACTAATGGCAGCTGGGAAATCAGCTCGTGCCGTTAAGGTCCTAAAGGAGTGTATTCGTCTGAAACCTGACGACCCCACCATCCCACTGCTGGCTGTTAAGCTGTGTATCGGACCTCTGCACTGG TTGGATGAGGGGGAGTGCTTTGCTAAGATGGTGATTGACATGGGGGAGAAAGCAGCTGAGTTCAGAGCCAAAGGCTTCTTGGCCATCGGGCTGGTTTACAGCCTCAAAGCCACTGACG CATCATTGCGAAGCACACAGGAGGAGTACCAGAGGAAAGCTTTGGGAGCCTTCCAGAG aGCTCAGAGTCTGTCTCCTACTGATCATCTAGCAGCCTTCTACTTGGCACTTCAGCTTGCTGTGTCCAGACAG atccCTGAGGCACTAGGCTATGTACGACAGGCGTTGCAGCTTCAAGGGGATGATGTCCACTCCCTTCATCTGCTGGCCCTGCTGCTCTCTGCTCAGAAACACTACCACGACGCTCTGAATATTATAGAGATGGCGCTTTCCGAGTACCCTGAGAACTTCAA TCTGCTGTATACCAAGGTGAAGTTGGAATCGATGTGTAGAGGACCGGAGGATGCTCTGCTCACTTGTAAACACATGCTGCAGATCTGGAAGAGTTTTTACAACCTTACCAAtcccag TGATTCTGGGCGTGGCAGCAGTCTGTTGGACAGAGCCATAGCAGACAGACGACAGCTCAACGCCATGACTCTGCCTGACTTCAGTGACCCAGAGACTG GCGGCCTTCAGGAAGCTAATACTCTTGGTTTTTCctccatgttttctgttt GCTCAGTTCATGCTACATCTATCGCTGCCAGTCGTGTAGAGCAGGCTCTGTCTGAGGTAGCCTCCTCTCTGCAGAGCAGTGCCCCCAAACATGGACCCCTGCACCCCTGGATGACCCTTGCTCAGATCTGGCTGCATGCAG CCGAGGTGTACACCGGCATGTCGAAACCAGCAGAGGCCACGGCCTGCACGCAGGAAGCCTCAAACCTTTTCCCCACATCCCACAATGTGCTGTACATGAGGGGGCAGATAGCTGAACTGAGGGGCAACATAGACGAGGCCAAACGCTGGTATGAAGAGGCCCTGTCCATCAACCCAACGCATGTCAAGACCATGCAGAGACTG GGTCTGATTCTTCACCAGCTGCAACGCTACAGTCTGTCGGAAAAGGTTCTGAGGGATGCTGTGCAGGtcaacag TACGGCTCATGATGTGTGGAACAGCCTTGGTGAGGTGTTGCAGGCTCAGGGAAACGCTGCCGCTGCCACCGAGTGTTTCCTCACCGCCTTGGAGCTGGAGGCCAGCAGCCCCATTCTGCCCTTCACCATCATACCCAGAGCACTATGA
- the ttc7b gene encoding tetratricopeptide repeat protein 7B isoform X4 translates to MTARKSGSRLETEIERCRSESQWDKIPELVRQLSAKLISNDDLGELLLGECKLQTYLKENPIKQGASPRGQRPKLVEVRKHLTAALDRGNLKADYLQEASLLMAKLCYVEGEYTDALGHYSRVNLDDMQLGGAPVYRLSMIAEAYATKGLCLEKVPAASPSLSNKNTGSPSSNKSTTDREQEIITCYEKSGDIALLYLQEAEKALSAGIQNRSPKPGPAAQDLELGYFLETGLQRAHVIHFKNGNLTRGVGRFREILRAVENRTTQSLRMTIARQLAEILLRGMCEQSYWSPLEDPPTVSPLDDPTRQGHTLTKNYSLSRRPRVYSGENLFCPQENTEEALLLLLISESMANRDAVLSRIPEHNNDRIISLQSASVVYDLLTIALGRRGQYEMLSECLERAMKFAFEEFHLWYQLALSLMAAGKSARAVKVLKECIRLKPDDPTIPLLAVKLCIGPLHWLDEGECFAKMVIDMGEKAAEFRAKGFLAIGLVYSLKATDASLRSTQEEYQRKALGAFQRAQSLSPTDHLAAFYLALQLAVSRQIPEALGYVRQALQLQGDDVHSLHLLALLLSAQKHYHDALNIIEMALSEYPENFNLLYTKVKLESMCRGPEDALLTCKHMLQIWKSFYNLTNPSDSGRGSSLLDRAIADRRQLNAMTLPDFSDPETGSVHATSIAASRVEQALSEVASSLQSSAPKHGPLHPWMTLAQIWLHAAEVYTGMSKPAEATACTQEASNLFPTSHNVLYMRGQIAELRGNIDEAKRWYEEALSINPTHVKTMQRLGLILHQLQRYSLSEKVLRDAVQVNSTAHDVWNSLGEVLQAQGNAAAATECFLTALELEASSPILPFTIIPRAL, encoded by the exons ATGACAGCGAGGAAGTCTGGCTCACGACTGGAGACTGAGATAGAGCGGTGCCGTTCAGAGAGTCAATGGGACAAGATACCGGAGTTAGTACGACAGCTTTCAGCCAAACTAATATCAAACG atgacCTAGGAGAGTTGTTGCTGGGGGAATGCAAGCTTCAGACGTATCTGAAGGAGAACCCCATTAAACAGGGAGCCAGTCCCAGGGGCCAACGACCTAAACTGGTGGAGGTTAGGAAACACCTCACTGCTGCTCTGGACAGAGGAAACCTCAAG GCCGATTACCTCCAGGAAGCCAGCCTGTTGATGGCCAAACTGTGCTATGTGGAGGGAGAATACACAGACGCTttag GTCACTACAGCAGGGTGAACTTGGATGACATGCAACTGGGGGGGGCTCCTGTGTATAGGCTGTCCATGATAGCTGAGGCATACGCTACTAAAG GGCTGTGCCTAGAGAAGGTCCCAGCTGCCTCTCCATCTCTATCCAATAAGAACACTGGCTCACCATCGTCCAATAAGAGCACAACAGACCGGGAGCAGGAAATCATTACCTGCTATGAAAAGTCTGGTGACATTGCTCTGCTCTACCTGCAGGAGGCTGAAAAG GCGTTGTCAGCAGGAATTCAGAACCGCAGCCCAAAGCCTGGCCCGGCTGCTCAGGACTTAGAACTGGGCTACTTCCTGGAGACAGGCCTACAGAGAGCTCACGTCATCCACTTCAAGAACGG CAACCTGACACGAGGCGTGGGCCGGTTTCGGGAGATTCTTCGGGCTGTTGAGAACAGAACCACCCAGAGCTTGCGCATG ACCATAGCCAGACAGCTTGCAGAGATCTTGCTCAGGGGAATGTGTGAACAGAGTTACTGGTCTCCTCTGGAAGACCCCCCTACTGTGTCACCATTGGATGATCCCACACGGCAAGGACACACTCTCACCAAGAACTACAGCCTAAGCCGACGCCCACGGGTGTACTCGGGAGAGAA TCTGTTTTGCCCTCAGGAGAACACAGAGGAagctttgctgctgctgctcattaGTGAATCCATG gcAAACCGTGATGCTGTCCTGAGCAGAATTCCTGAACACAACAATGATCGTATTATTAGCCTGCAGTCTGCCTCTGTGGTGTATGACCTGCTGACTATAGCTCTGGGCAGGAGAGGGCAGTATGAGATGCTATCAGAG TGTTTGGAAAGAGCCATGAAGTTTGCCTTTGAGGAGTTCCACTTGTGGTACCAGCTCGCCCTGTCACTAATGGCAGCTGGGAAATCAGCTCGTGCCGTTAAGGTCCTAAAGGAGTGTATTCGTCTGAAACCTGACGACCCCACCATCCCACTGCTGGCTGTTAAGCTGTGTATCGGACCTCTGCACTGG TTGGATGAGGGGGAGTGCTTTGCTAAGATGGTGATTGACATGGGGGAGAAAGCAGCTGAGTTCAGAGCCAAAGGCTTCTTGGCCATCGGGCTGGTTTACAGCCTCAAAGCCACTGACG CATCATTGCGAAGCACACAGGAGGAGTACCAGAGGAAAGCTTTGGGAGCCTTCCAGAG aGCTCAGAGTCTGTCTCCTACTGATCATCTAGCAGCCTTCTACTTGGCACTTCAGCTTGCTGTGTCCAGACAG atccCTGAGGCACTAGGCTATGTACGACAGGCGTTGCAGCTTCAAGGGGATGATGTCCACTCCCTTCATCTGCTGGCCCTGCTGCTCTCTGCTCAGAAACACTACCACGACGCTCTGAATATTATAGAGATGGCGCTTTCCGAGTACCCTGAGAACTTCAA TCTGCTGTATACCAAGGTGAAGTTGGAATCGATGTGTAGAGGACCGGAGGATGCTCTGCTCACTTGTAAACACATGCTGCAGATCTGGAAGAGTTTTTACAACCTTACCAAtcccag TGATTCTGGGCGTGGCAGCAGTCTGTTGGACAGAGCCATAGCAGACAGACGACAGCTCAACGCCATGACTCTGCCTGACTTCAGTGACCCAGAGACTG GCTCAGTTCATGCTACATCTATCGCTGCCAGTCGTGTAGAGCAGGCTCTGTCTGAGGTAGCCTCCTCTCTGCAGAGCAGTGCCCCCAAACATGGACCCCTGCACCCCTGGATGACCCTTGCTCAGATCTGGCTGCATGCAG CCGAGGTGTACACCGGCATGTCGAAACCAGCAGAGGCCACGGCCTGCACGCAGGAAGCCTCAAACCTTTTCCCCACATCCCACAATGTGCTGTACATGAGGGGGCAGATAGCTGAACTGAGGGGCAACATAGACGAGGCCAAACGCTGGTATGAAGAGGCCCTGTCCATCAACCCAACGCATGTCAAGACCATGCAGAGACTG GGTCTGATTCTTCACCAGCTGCAACGCTACAGTCTGTCGGAAAAGGTTCTGAGGGATGCTGTGCAGGtcaacag TACGGCTCATGATGTGTGGAACAGCCTTGGTGAGGTGTTGCAGGCTCAGGGAAACGCTGCCGCTGCCACCGAGTGTTTCCTCACCGCCTTGGAGCTGGAGGCCAGCAGCCCCATTCTGCCCTTCACCATCATACCCAGAGCACTATGA